A genomic segment from Amphiura filiformis chromosome 10, Afil_fr2py, whole genome shotgun sequence encodes:
- the LOC140162722 gene encoding uncharacterized protein, with protein MTEVLPDGRIACFGVGPMDCMPNELRHISYGEISCVAFQKVDYGVVNALLPTDQFIPVDWEDRPTNDPPEPDDPAGQFQIQTLHRMIPLDGQGLQNFAVPQSWVEFTNITTDVKRAILARMIPPQPQPQPNNPGNVGFNTLHEAYQCGRWNTRRKTAIYKADQVIADIMLQNIHPAIHKWIEAVCDDFTSIGPGAVESLLEFLFPNIKVTTPGAVQTVVPSPSNTSINVSIGGVVHTV; from the exons GCCTGATGGCAGGATTGCATGCTTTGGAGTTGGACCTATGGATTGTATGCCAAATGAATTACGACATATCTCGTATGGTG AGATATCTTGCGTGGCCTTCCAAAAAGTGGACTATGGCGTTGTCAATGCACTTCTACCTACCGACCAATTTATACCTGTTGACTGGGAAGACCGTCCAACAAATGATCCACCTGAGCCTGATGACCCTGCAGGCCAATTCCAAATCCAGACTCTCCACAGGATGATACCTCTTGATGGTCAAGGTCTCCAGAATTTTGCAGTACCTCAAAGCTGGGTAGAGTTCACCAATATTACAACTGATGTTAAAAGAGCCATTCTGGCACGT ATGATTCCTCCTCAACCTCAACCTCAACCTAACAATCCTGGAAATGTGGGTTTTAATACCTTGCATGAAGCTTATCAGTGTGGCAGATGGAATACCCGCCGTAAAACAGCAATTTATAAGGCAGATCAGGTCATAGCTGAtataatg CTTCAAAATATTCATCCTGCAATTCACAAGTGGATAGAAGCTGTCTGTGATGATTTTACTTCAATCGGTCCAGGTGCTGTTGAAAGTTTGCTTGAATTTCTCTTCCCCAACATCAAAGTGACAACGCCTGGAGCAGTACAAACTGTTGTTCCTTCCCCATCAAACACCTCCATAAATGTATCGATCGGAGGGGTTGTGCACACAGTTTAG